GCATCTATGCCATATAATCGAACCCTTACCTTTGTTCCAAGTGAATCAATGACGGTAATGGTATCTCCATCGGCAACTTTGATAACGAATCCCGCTAATGATCTGACCGGCGGTTGTGCGTGTACTGCTGTGAATGGGATTAAAAAGAACAACAGAAACAAGGCGAGGACAGCTCTATTGTGGCTTTTACGCAGGGTACAGTGCATTATCGCGATATCCGTAAGCTTCCAATAGATACCTCTATTCAGGGGTATCAACGGCATCAAGAAACTTGCAAATCCGGCTCTGCAGCGAGGAAACGTCCTTTAACTCGCACTCCCAAAGAATAAGAAAACTCCACCCTGCAGCAGCTAACGCTGCTAGATTTGACGCATCTCGGGTGACATTTTTCTCAAGCTTTGGAACCCAATATTCTTGGTTTGTTTTCGGGAAATGAGAGGATTTGCATCCATGTTGGTGCCAAAAGCAACCATGTACAAAGATGACTTTTTTACGGCTAGGAAAAACAAGGTCCGGCTTACCAGGGAGGTCAGGTCGGTGAATCCGGTAACGGTAACCAAGGGAATGAATCAAGCGACGCACCAGCATTTCAGGGCGCGTATTCTTAGAACGAACAGCAGCCATCATTTCGCTTCTGTTCATTTACGCCTTCCGATTACTTAAGCAGGCACAGGGGGGCGCAAAACGCTCATACGGTCTTCGCACAGGTCTGGCCACACAGGGTGCCCATCTTCGTTAAACCAACAAATGCCAACGTCTCTATCTTCACAAAGATATCTCGTGATCCATGGGATTACAGAGGGGTTACCTGGGAGCACTAAGCAAAGAGAAATAGCTTCATCCTCGATCAAATCTCTGTATCTAAACCTGTACTCGTATAGCTGGCTTAGGCCCTTTCTGATTTGATCTAGCAGAGTATCTCCACCGCTTTTCATCTCAAATATGAAAGACCCGTCATGCGGGATTTTGGCAAGTAGGTCGATGTGGTCGTTTTCTTTCGGTATTGCCCCAAGGGAACGCAGGTACGAGTCCATTTTATCGATGAGCTCTTTGTGAGCTAAATTGCGACGCTGGAGTTTAACCCTAGTAACTTCTGGGTCTGCAATCTCCCGGCGGCGATCAAAAGAGCGCGCAGGCGGAGGCGTTCCGGTTCTTTGCCTAAACGGGTACGTTTCAGGGACAGGCTGAATTGCAATCTGTTCTGCAGCAACCTGAGGCTCGACTTCTGCAGCGTTAAGAGCGTGATCAGCGGTTAGGGTTAGGACGACATTGGAAGGCAGTACTCTGACGCCATCGAAATAGCGCCCCCAATCTCCGCTTGCTATTACCTGCTCAAGATCTTGGCCAGTGGTGCAATCATCGAATCCCTCAAACTGAGCAGCAATCGAGCATATTGCATCCAGCTGCTGCACTAGTTGATTTCTATCCTCAACCGTCACACCTTCCCGGAGTTTCGCAGCCCCATGGGAAAGTTGAAAGATTTCAGTATGGCGCAACGTATGAAACCGACTCTCAAATGTTGCCGGTCCCACGATCTCTCCGCGACGCACTGCTGCCAATGTAGCGGCTACGACTTCCTGTGGCGGCAAAGCATAACGATTTACGTCTGGCGCATTTGCGAGTCCAAAAATCTCGTGAAAGGAAATAGATGCATCAAAAATGTTAACTCCTCGCAACAGGGCATCAGCTTTGAGTGCTACAGCAATGAGCCGCACAGGCGAGAAGTGAATGCCTCCTGCTATAAACTCTAAAGTGCGGTCCCGAGTGTTAGATTGGATGTGCAGATCATTCGTAAAGCTCCGGTACCGTGCACCCATGGCATTAGGATATTGAAACAGCGGTAGTTGCAAGCGCAGAAATGATGCAACATCCGGCTCCTCTCTGAGCAAATACCTTTTCGCCGTCTCACTTAGCCGCAGTACCCACCCTGCCGGACTCTGCTCCAGAAAATATAGACCAAGGTATGCAGGATACGCACTAATCTCGTCCCGAAATTTAGAAACATCGAGACGGCCTCCTGGCGTTAAGGGGCGCGTTGCGGCTTCCGATGCCAAGTATGAGACACGAGGGCTTATAGCTTGGAGCCGCACTTCAATGGCTGGACGGTCGTATAACTGCCCATCGAACTCACCGAATATGGCGGCCAATTCGGCAAGCTTTTCAACCCAGCTATCACTGCTTGAGTGGATTTTATGGCTGAATAAATCAACAATCATAGGTTTGATAGAGGATTA
The DNA window shown above is from Geomonas sp. RF6 and carries:
- a CDS encoding very short patch repair endonuclease; protein product: MNRSEMMAAVRSKNTRPEMLVRRLIHSLGYRYRIHRPDLPGKPDLVFPSRKKVIFVHGCFWHQHGCKSSHFPKTNQEYWVPKLEKNVTRDASNLAALAAAGWSFLILWECELKDVSSLQSRICKFLDAVDTPE